The following is a genomic window from Daphnia magna isolate NIES linkage group LG4, ASM2063170v1.1, whole genome shotgun sequence.
TCCACTAGATTTCTCATGAAATTTGAGGtacccattttttgtttcatattCTGCTGTACTGGAAttgaagttttcttttcccttaCATTTTAGACTGAAGTGGAAGTTTTCCGTCGAGACAGCAAAAAACTACCAATAGGAGATCCTGATGTTGCATGGGAGGAAACactatatttaaatttaattattcatCAGTTTGATTACATGTTGACCCTGGCAGTTTGCACAAGAACAAGCCCTAAAGATCTACAAGTGCTAAAGCGTCATTGTCAAGTATTACCCATGCTCCCTCACTTTGaaatgtatttatatatatgaATTTTTGCAGAGAGTTTATGCGTCACCCAGTCGTAGGAGAATGGACGTAAAAGGTGATCTAGAAGAAATTACATATCCAAACATTTGTTTCATGGTAGACAATTTTGATGAGGTTAGGATGTCAATACCTTAAGAATGTCAAAGTAAAATCTACTCAAGAATTTAATATTATACATAGGTCTATGACGATATGCTCGTCAGAGATGGTGAGATGGTATGCGTCGAGCTGGTTGCCACTAATAGACGTGGAATTCCCCAGGGAGTCCTTTTCTTGGGTTCCATACGATACGAAGCCTTAAAGAAAGTTTACGATTCCAGGGTGAGTAGTCAATTAACTTTTCTGGTCATCATTTCCTAACCAATCTATGCTCCGCGACACTATAGGCTAGCTTAGGCACGAGAGTGGCccaaaaattttctttgggGCTGTGGAATGGAGCAAACACACATCGCATGGAGTTCGTTCGCATGAAAGGCCCTCAAGGAAAGGGCCATTCTGAAATGGCTGTTACGAAACCTAAAAGTAGAACTTACATTTTATGATGCCCTATtttctatatttgaaaaaccATGGCGGTTATTTTACAGGTTCGGGATTGGACACGCCATGCTCGGAACCCGGTTTTAGTGCAACAGAGCTTTGGGATGCTGAATGGGATTCTGAACCGGAAGATTTGTGCTCAAATACTAGACAGGTATCTTTCGCTTCTGGTTACAGCCATTAAAGGGAAAACTGTATTGAAAATGTTATTCTATTCGTTTGATGCAGAGACGATTGAGCGAGCCAAGTGGTGGTATGCCTATAAATAGCCGTTGTCAACGGCCGAATACTAGTCATCAAATGAATGGAGGTAGTAACGTGCCACGTTTGGAGAATGAAAACATTGATAAGTGCAGCAGTGCTTGGAACGAGATAGAAGCCGGAGATGTACGAGACGGTAAGCAGAAGACGGTCGCAAGTTCTTCGCTATTTAGGTGTTTATTTGACATTTTGATGTTGATTTCTTTGCTGTTTGAAACCCgcgtatttatttatttatttttaatttccaACAGTTTTGAttaggttgaatttttttgctCGCTAAAAATTCTTACTGCATGTCAGttgccccttttattttaGTCCATTTCTTGTTATTGGCTTCGTTGCCGCTGTGTTGTATCCACTAGGCATGCTGGCCGAGGAATCGGAATCAACGGGCGTACACAGCCACAAGACTGGTGCGACGTACAAGCAACTGGTGGATGGCAACCGAGTTTACTTTCGTGATGGAGAGTCAGCTCGGCCCAATGTACCTGCTGGTCCGCCCGCCGGTGTGctattgtttcttttccataAGCTTATCttgttttgcttttcctttcaatgtttttcttaCTGCCGCTTTGTAACTTAAGAAATTGTATATATTAATCGTTATTTTGGTTAATTTCAACAGAGCTGGATGACGGAGTGTGCAATCCACTTTGGACCATGAAAGGATTCACACAAACCTTCCATTACTTAAAGGAATCCCGACGTGCTCAGTCGGTGCCTCTCAACGCGCTTCTCACTTACGTCACTGTTCCTTGGTATTCAATTATCGCTGGTAAGTTCAAGCGTGTTTAAGTCATTACAACACCTCTTAGTTTATATTTTCTGATCGTATCAAAACAGACATACTGGACCATCATGACACGCCTACTCTTACATTCTAATGAAAGCAACAATTCATTCCCGTTTTGATCTTGTCAAAACTTCCTTCTGTTTTCTAGTTATTTCTAAGtcatttttgtgttgtttgttttttcaaacgTAGAGAATGAAACTTTCTCTATGGTTCGAGGTTAATTGTCTCACCTTGAAGAGCCGCCAGTGCTTGCACTTTCCAAAATCGTTTTCTTGATGTTTTGCTTATTTTTCTCCGAgattatatttttctttcgttagATTCATGTTTATCCATGAAATACAATTGTTTGgtcaaaaaattataaaaaaggtaatgattaatgaaaaattttatctttaCTTTGGTTTTCCCAGGGAAGAAGGGGTTTTCCCTTGTTGATCTTTGATTTTTCAAGTCAAATGTTACGTGGTTTTCGTCTGCTAAGTCTAATGATGAAACtgaacaaaaagagagagcaCGTGTAgtttagaattttttataTGTAGTCCCCATGCTGGCAACTTGTAATTGTAATCACATGGAGTAGTTAAATTATTGAACACTTGGCTTGGTTAGCAACTGTTATGAAGTTACCACGATTTCAAGCTGTATCTCTTCTTGGCAACAGAAGACTATATTGTCTTGATGTGGAGCCATCATCTTCAACCCGTGAAGAAACTGAAGGCAAAAGATGATGTATCGTGAAGGCTTTTCTCTAAATAGGAAACCGATGGGTTGCCACCAACTTCCAATTGGTGATGGACTAGCCAGAATTCCCAGAGTTTCTATAAATAATGCTGTGTTTGTAATTTATTTTAGAGACACTGCTGAAATGTGTTTGCTGAAGTAATTGGAAGACCTGGAGCAAGGGCTGGTATATGAGGAGGAG
Proteins encoded in this region:
- the LOC116920257 gene encoding uncharacterized protein KIAA0930 homolog isoform X2 — its product is MAVSWDKLSSMVDSVNTRSPNALEQLLEEVNFQRRKERRKCVRDDSDFVMLHGTPYWTDLFVRHFLFESDQSIDADDLLFFVRKKLIKGSTRFLMKFETEVEVFRRDSKKLPIGDPDVAWEETLYLNLIIHQFDYMLTLAVCTRTSPKDLQVLKRHCQRVYASPSRRRMDVKGDLEEITYPNICFMVDNFDEVYDDMLVRDGEMVCVELVATNRRGIPQGVLFLGSIRYEALKKVYDSRASLGTRVAQKFSLGLWNGANTHRMEFVRMKGPQGKGHSEMAVTKPKSSGLDTPCSEPGFSATELWDAEWDSEPEDLCSNTRQRRLSEPSGGMPINSRCQRPNTSHQMNGGSNVPRLENENIDKCSSAWNEIEAGDVRDELDDGVCNPLWTMKGFTQTFHYLKESRRAQSVPLNALLTYVTVPWYSIIADILDHHDTPTLTF
- the LOC116920257 gene encoding uncharacterized protein KIAA0930 isoform X1; translation: MAVSWDKLSSMVDSVNTRSPNALEQLLEEVNFQRRKERRKCVRDDSDFVMLHGTPYWTDLFVRHFLFESDQSIDADDLLFFVRKKLIKGSTRFLMKFETEVEVFRRDSKKLPIGDPDVAWEETLYLNLIIHQFDYMLTLAVCTRTSPKDLQVLKRHCQRVYASPSRRRMDVKGDLEEITYPNICFMVDNFDEVYDDMLVRDGEMVCVELVATNRRGIPQGVLFLGSIRYEALKKVYDSRASLGTRVAQKFSLGLWNGANTHRMEFVRMKGPQGKGHSEMAVTKPKSSGLDTPCSEPGFSATELWDAEWDSEPEDLCSNTRQRRLSEPSGGMPINSRCQRPNTSHQMNGGSNVPRLENENIDKCSSAWNEIEAGDVRDGMLAEESESTGVHSHKTGATYKQLVDGNRVYFRDGESARPNVPAGPPAELDDGVCNPLWTMKGFTQTFHYLKESRRAQSVPLNALLTYVTVPWYSIIADILDHHDTPTLTF
- the LOC116920257 gene encoding uncharacterized protein KIAA0930 isoform X3; protein product: MAVSWDKLSSMVDSVNTRSPNALEQLLEEVNFQRRKERRKCVRDDSDFVMLHGTPYWTDLFVRHFLFESDQSIDADDLLFFVRKKLIKGSTRFLMKFETEVEVFRRDSKKLPIGDPDVAWEETLYLNLIIHQFDYMLTLAVCTRTSPKDLQVLKRHCQRVYASPSRRRMDVKGDLEEITYPNICFMVDNFDEVYDDMLVRDGEMVCVELVATNRRGIPQGVLFLGSIRYEALKKVYDSRASLGTRVAQKFSLGLWNGANTHRMEFVRMKGPQGKGHSEMAVTKPKSSGLDTPCSEPGFSATELWDAEWDSEPEDLCSNTRQRRLSEPSGGMPINSRCQRPNTSHQMNGGSNVPRLENENIDKCSSAWNEIEAGDVRDGKQKTVASSSLFRHAGRGIGINGRTQPQDWCDVQATGGWQPSLLS